The Desulfobulbaceae bacterium DNA segment CATTCCGGTGTTTCGTGGTGACGACTCCGCAGCATAAAGTAAAGGACCGGCACCGCCATGCGACTGATCAGAAGACTTGCAATCTCGCCGAACATGAGTGAGATAGCAAAGCCATGAAAGATGGGGTCGACAAGAATTACAGAGGCGCCGTCCACTACCGCCAGGTCACATGGACTGCTACTGTGGGGGTGGGTGCTGGCTGAGGCTTTTTGCCATTACTGGCTTCCCGTTTGCAGACTTCAAACATCAACAGGCACCCACACAGAATTGCCGGTAAGAGTCGATTACCGAAAGAAAGTAGTCGTTTATGTTTCATTGTTGCTGCTCCGGTTCTTTAGCAAAAGAGATCTCAGGCAAATCATCAAATTGGGGCAACCCGCTGGCACGCCGCAACTCAGCAATGGCAATCAATCGCGAAGTCTTGGCAATAGTCCGTCGAATCAAGGTATCGCTCAGACGATTTTCAACAGCGATCAGATCCGAGGGTAAAACCATACCTTCGGCAAACCGGGCGCGATTAATCTCAGCGCTTTTTTGGGCCTGAGCAATTGTTTTCTCCGTAACCTGCAAGCGTTCCTATGTCTCTCTTAACGCAATTTTTGCCTGCTCCACCTCCAGGCCGATGGCAAGCTCAAGCTTGTCATCGAGAATCTTGAGTTCAAAACGAGGGCTGGAAGCATCAGAGGGAGGCGCCTCCTGTATGTCTCCACTTTCAGGGACAACCTCGAAAGCGCCTCCTTCAATGCCGAGCAAAGTCAGAAAAATCTTGCGGGCAAGGGCCAAGGCGTGTTGAGCCTGAATCGAATTTTCCCTGGCTCGTGACAACTGTACTTCAAGGTCAAGAACTGCATCCACCAACAGAACTCCTTCTTCATGGCGGGCTTGGGCCATTTTGAGAGAGGACAACAGGGCTTCTACCGTCGACTTGTTGACATCAATAATTTCCTTAGCCTGAGTGATGCCATAAAAGGCCCGCATCACCTCAAAAGCCAGGCGGGCATGAATGGCGGCTCGTTCCAGATCAATGGCAGCTTGAGCGGCAATGAGTCGCTGCTGCCCTATCGCGCTGTCGGGATTATGGCTCAGAGCAAAACGCACCGCATCGCGGGCAGTCCAGAGAGCAGGATAAGCTGGTTCAGTGGTCAGGTCTGCAGCAGGAGATTGCCCCACACTCAGAAAAAAAAGAAGAAGAGAAGTGCAGATTGTTTGTCGAATCAGCATAGTCCGCCTTATTCAGGTTTTGTTTCCGTTCGAAGATATTTCGCGTCTTAAGTAAAATATTCTCATAACACCTTAGACAACAAACGCCGCAAGAGCGAACATACCGCCGGGCATTAATTGTAACCTATGAAAATATCAGTGCGTATCAGTTCTTCCGGGACATCGAGTGCAGCCAGGGCTTCCTTTGTTGCTTTGACT contains these protein-coding regions:
- a CDS encoding TolC family protein; the encoded protein is MQVTEKTIAQAQKSAEINRARFAEGMVLPSDLIAVENRLSDTLIRRTIAKTSRLIAIAELRRASGLPQFDDLPEISFAKEPEQQQ
- a CDS encoding TolC family protein, yielding MLIRQTICTSLLLFFLSVGQSPAADLTTEPAYPALWTARDAVRFALSHNPDSAIGQQRLIAAQAAIDLERAAIHARLAFEVMRAFYGITQAKEIIDVNKSTVEALLSSLKMAQARHEEGVLLVDAVLDLEVQLSRARENSIQAQHALALARKIFLTLLGIEGGAFEVVPESGDIQEAPPSDASSPRFELKILDDKLELAIGLEVEQAKIALRET